In a single window of the Pongo abelii isolate AG06213 chromosome 1, NHGRI_mPonAbe1-v2.0_pri, whole genome shotgun sequence genome:
- the DIO1 gene encoding type I iodothyronine deiodinase, which produces MGLPQPGLWLKRLWVLLEVAVHVVVGKVLLILFPDRVKRNILAMGEKTGMTRNPHFSHDNWIPTFFSTQYFWFVLKVRWQRLEDTTETGGLAPNCPVVRLSGQRCNIWEFMQGNRPLVLNFGSCTUPSFMFKFDQFKRLIEDFSSIADFLVIYIEEAHASDGWAFKNNMDIRNHQNLQDRLQAAHLLLARSPQCPVVVDTMQNQSSQLYAALPERLYVIQEGRILYKGKSGPWNYNPEEVRAVLEKLHS; this is translated from the exons ATGGGGCTGCCCCAGCCAGGGCTGTGGCTGAAGAGGCTCTGGGTGCTCTTGGAGGTGGCTGTGCATGTGGTCGTGGGTAAAGTGCTTCTGATATTGTTTCCAGACAGAGTCAAGCGGAACATCCTGGCCATGGGCGAGAAGACGGGTATGACCAGGAACCCCCATTTCAGCCACGACAACTGGATCCCGACCTTTTTCAGCACCCAGTATTTCTGGTTCGTCTTGAAGGTCCGTTGGCAGCGACTAGAGGACACGACTGAGACAGGGGGTCTGGCCCCAAACTGCCCGGTGGTCCGCCTCTCAGGACAGAGGTGCAACATTTGGGAGTTTATGCAAG GTAATAGGCCACTGGTGCTGAATTTTGGAAGTTGTACCTGACCTTCATTTATGTTCAAATTTGACCAATTCAAGAGGCTTATTGAAGACTTTAGTTCCATAGCAGATTTTCTCGTCATTTACATTGAAGAAGCACATGCATCAG ATGGCTGGGCTTTTAAGAACAACATGGACATCAGAAATCACCAGAACCTTCAGGACCGCCTGCAGGCAGCCCATCTACTGCTGGCCAGGAGTCCCCAGTGCCCTGTGGTGGTGGACACCATGCAGAACCAGAGCAGCCAGCTCTACGCAGCACTGCCTGAGAGGCTCTACGTAATCCAGGAGGGCAGGATCCTCTACAAG GGTAAGTCTGGCCCTTGGAACTACAACCCAGAGGAAGTTCGTGCTGTTCTGGAAAAGCTCCACAGTTAA